A genomic segment from Vespa crabro chromosome 25, iyVesCrab1.2, whole genome shotgun sequence encodes:
- the LOC124432444 gene encoding fatty acyl-CoA reductase wat-like isoform X2: MMEVQIKENDQEKAVAKKNLKLGTLKEYSPNETLSSVENIHKLTTIQTFYVNQCLFITGGTGFMGKMLIEKLLRGCPGINCIYVLIRRKNDKSVSKKMEEIVENSLFNTLRKQQPGFQNRIVAIEGDCSLPNLGISTTDRAKLIREVSIVFHVAATVRFNEKIKLAAAINVQSLKDLIHLSKEMSKLKSFVHVSTAYANCLENQIEEKFYDPSMNADEFIDLMESMDEKLIDNATPHLLGKWPNTYVYTKSIAEDIVKRHAGLMPIGIFRPGIVLPTYIEPTQGWTDNMNGLVGTTAGVAMGIIRTNLCDASLNVNIIPGDLATNALIVSAWDIANNRRSIEEIPIYNYTSMDNAITYEEFTKLSKKNIKLLPTNDAMWYISFWNIKYRSNHLIFTYFLHILPAILIDTIAFCTGKKPRLLKMYKKIDTLSKLFQYFTTTKLNFTNKRWNELLSIRMYVLKDPIETLPQARIKWRRLYWIHQALKLFIVCVFLITWVMIFRHM, from the exons ATGATGGAAGTGcaaataaaagagaacgaCCAAGAAAAAGCTGTAGCGAAAAAGAATTTGAAGCTTGGAACATTGAAAGAATATTCGCCAAATGAAACGCTATCTTCAGTTGAAAACATCCACAAATTAACGACGATTCAAACCTTCTACGTAAATCAATGTCTTTTTATAACCGGCGGTACAGGTTTTATGGGAAAAATgttgattgaaaaattattacgagGATGCCCTGGCATCAACTGCATTTACGTTTTGATACGAaggaaaaacgataaaagtgtctctaaaaaaatggaagaaattgtcgaaaattcg TTATTTAACACGCTGAGAAAGCAGCAGCCAGGATTCCAAAATCGCATAGTGGCGATCGAGGGTGACTGTAGTTTGCCGAATCTCGGTATTTCGACAACCGATAGAGCTAAACTCATACGGGAAGTCTCTATTGTTTTTCACGTTGCCGCTACTGTGCGGTTCaacgagaaaattaaattgGCGGCAGCTATTAATGTTCAAAGCCTGAAGGATTTGATACACTTATCTAAGGAAATGTCGAAACTAAAG AGTTTCGTCCATGTATCAACGGCTTATGCCAATTGTCTTGAAAATCAGATCGAGGAGAAATTTTATGATCCATCGATGAATGCCGACGAATTCATCGATTTGATGGAATCTATGGATGAGAAATTGATCGATAATGCTACACCGCA CTTACTTGGAAAATGGCCGAATACATATGTTTATACGAAATCAATCGCCGAGGATATCGTAAAAAGACATGCTGGCTTAATGCCGATTGGAATATTTCGTCCAGGAATCG TGCTACCAACGTATATAGAACCTACACAAGGATGGACCGATAATATGAACGGGTTAGTGGGCACTACAGCAGGTGTAGCAATGGGAATAATACGAACTAATCTTTGCGATGCATCGTTAAATGTAAACATTATACCCGGAGATCTGGCGACTAATGCGCTAATTGTTAGTGCCTGGGACATAGCGAATAATCGAAG ATCCATCGAAGAAATTCCTATTTATAATTACACATCTATGGATAATGCAATCACTTATGAGGAATTCACAAAATTGtcgaagaagaatattaaattattaccgACTAACGATGCAATGTGGTACATAAGCTtttggaatataaaatatcgatcaaaTCATCTTATCTTCACGTATTTTCTACATATACTACCAGCTATTTTAATCGATACGATTGCGTTCTGTACAGGTAAAAAGCCAag GTTActcaaaatgtataaaaaaattgatacacTGTCGAAATTATTCCAATATTTTACTACTACCAAATTGAACTTTACCAATAAAAGATGGAACGAACTGTTAA GCATAAGAATGTACGTCTTAAAGGATCCCATTGAAACGCTTCCACAAGCTCGTATAAAATGGCGAAG ACTTTACTGGATACATCAAGCATTGAAACTTTTTATCGTCTGTGTATTCCTTATAACTTGGGTCATGATATTCCGACACATGTAA
- the LOC124432444 gene encoding fatty acyl-CoA reductase wat-like isoform X1: MMEVQIKENDQEKAVAKKNLKLGTLKEYSPNETLSSVENIHKLTTIQTFYVNQCLFITGGTGFMGKMLIEKLLRGCPGINCIYVLIRRKNDKSVSKKMEEIVENSLFNTLRKQQPGFQNRIVAIEGDCSLPNLGISTTDRAKLIREVSIVFHVAATVRFNEKIKLAAAINVQSLKDLIHLSKEMSKLKSFVHVSTAYANCLENQIEEKFYDPSMNADEFIDLMESMDEKLIDNATPHLLGKWPNTYVYTKSIAEDIVKRHAGLMPIGIFRPGIVLPTYIEPTQGWTDNMNGLVGTTAGVAMGIIRTNLCDASLNVNIIPGDLATNALIVSAWDIANNRRSIEEIPIYNYTSMDNAITYEEFTKLSKKNIKLLPTNDAMWYISFWNIKYRSNHLIFTYFLHILPAILIDTIAFCTGKKPRLLKMYKKIDTLSKLFQYFTTTKLNFTNKRWNELLSKLTTEDRELFFCDIKDINWDKYFENYILGIRMYVLKDPIETLPQARIKWRRLYWIHQALKLFIVCVFLITWVMIFRHM; this comes from the exons ATGATGGAAGTGcaaataaaagagaacgaCCAAGAAAAAGCTGTAGCGAAAAAGAATTTGAAGCTTGGAACATTGAAAGAATATTCGCCAAATGAAACGCTATCTTCAGTTGAAAACATCCACAAATTAACGACGATTCAAACCTTCTACGTAAATCAATGTCTTTTTATAACCGGCGGTACAGGTTTTATGGGAAAAATgttgattgaaaaattattacgagGATGCCCTGGCATCAACTGCATTTACGTTTTGATACGAaggaaaaacgataaaagtgtctctaaaaaaatggaagaaattgtcgaaaattcg TTATTTAACACGCTGAGAAAGCAGCAGCCAGGATTCCAAAATCGCATAGTGGCGATCGAGGGTGACTGTAGTTTGCCGAATCTCGGTATTTCGACAACCGATAGAGCTAAACTCATACGGGAAGTCTCTATTGTTTTTCACGTTGCCGCTACTGTGCGGTTCaacgagaaaattaaattgGCGGCAGCTATTAATGTTCAAAGCCTGAAGGATTTGATACACTTATCTAAGGAAATGTCGAAACTAAAG AGTTTCGTCCATGTATCAACGGCTTATGCCAATTGTCTTGAAAATCAGATCGAGGAGAAATTTTATGATCCATCGATGAATGCCGACGAATTCATCGATTTGATGGAATCTATGGATGAGAAATTGATCGATAATGCTACACCGCA CTTACTTGGAAAATGGCCGAATACATATGTTTATACGAAATCAATCGCCGAGGATATCGTAAAAAGACATGCTGGCTTAATGCCGATTGGAATATTTCGTCCAGGAATCG TGCTACCAACGTATATAGAACCTACACAAGGATGGACCGATAATATGAACGGGTTAGTGGGCACTACAGCAGGTGTAGCAATGGGAATAATACGAACTAATCTTTGCGATGCATCGTTAAATGTAAACATTATACCCGGAGATCTGGCGACTAATGCGCTAATTGTTAGTGCCTGGGACATAGCGAATAATCGAAG ATCCATCGAAGAAATTCCTATTTATAATTACACATCTATGGATAATGCAATCACTTATGAGGAATTCACAAAATTGtcgaagaagaatattaaattattaccgACTAACGATGCAATGTGGTACATAAGCTtttggaatataaaatatcgatcaaaTCATCTTATCTTCACGTATTTTCTACATATACTACCAGCTATTTTAATCGATACGATTGCGTTCTGTACAGGTAAAAAGCCAag GTTActcaaaatgtataaaaaaattgatacacTGTCGAAATTATTCCAATATTTTACTACTACCAAATTGAACTTTACCAATAAAAGATGGAACGAACTGTTAAGTAAGTTAACGACGGAAGATCGCGAATTATTCTTTTGTGATATAAAGGATATCAATTgggataaatattttgaaaattacatTCTAGGCATAAGAATGTACGTCTTAAAGGATCCCATTGAAACGCTTCCACAAGCTCGTATAAAATGGCGAAG ACTTTACTGGATACATCAAGCATTGAAACTTTTTATCGTCTGTGTATTCCTTATAACTTGGGTCATGATATTCCGACACATGTAA